One Amaranthus tricolor cultivar Red isolate AtriRed21 chromosome 1, ASM2621246v1, whole genome shotgun sequence DNA window includes the following coding sequences:
- the LOC130798742 gene encoding CDP-diacylglycerol--inositol 3-phosphatidyltransferase 1-like isoform X2 yields MNCFAFAICFSHKGVFSVLYFVSFVCDGIDGWFARKLNQVSTFGAVLDMVTDRISTACLLVLLSQIYRPGLVFLSLLALDIASHWFQMYSTFLSGKVSHKDVKDSSSWLFRLYYGNRMFMAFCCVSCEVLYIILFLLAKSQNEDLLNVIVSSGRQSLALFILEALALFGWAVKQAVNVIQLKTAADACVLHDINLKQKS; encoded by the exons ATGAATTGCTTTGCGTTTGCAATATGCTTTTCTCATAAAGGTGTTTTCTCCGTTCTATATTTTGTAAG CTTTGTATGTGATGGTATAGATGGCTGGTTTGCTCGTAAACTCAATCAAG TCTCAACTTTTGGTGCTGTTTTGGACATGGTGACAGATAG GATAAGCACAGCTTGTCTCCTAGTTTTACTTTCCCAAATTTACCg ACCTGGCTTGGTTTTCTTATCATTACTTGCGTTGGATATTGCAAGTCATTGGTTCCAAATGTACAG TACTTTCTTGTCGGGAAAGGTTAGCCATAAAGATGTTAAAGATAGCTCGAGCTGGCTCTTCAGGTTATATTACGGGAACAGAATGTTTATGGCATTCTGTTGTGTCTCGTGTGAG GTTCTTTACATAATCCTTTTTCTCCTTGCGAAGAGCCAGAATGAAGATTTGCTTAAT GTTATAGTTTCTTCTGGAAGACAGAGTTTGGCTCTCTTTATTCTAGAAGCTCTGGCTCTATTTGGATGGGCGGTTAAACAAGCCGTCAATGTAATACAG CTAAAGACCGCAGCAGATGCATGTGTTCTGCATGACATAAACTTGAAGCAGAAGTCATAA
- the LOC130798753 gene encoding chloroplast protein FOR GROWTH AND FERTILITY 2-like, giving the protein MERLICSSTLPSSKLLNHKSYFPQISRVKSRENGVFLPPLTESFRFNFAPLKRSQLQLRVSCLSNPVHDPSIIFDPLNPNGSSLDSSNNNSKLQKAVAAAKIVLLCALTMVIINPVRKLPALASLQTATATGGAVGRGLLRTEVLSSAWTGFFAGCLHTLSGPDHLAALAPLSIGRSKMESAIVGALWGCGHDAGQVIFGLLFLLLKDRLHIEIIQTWGTRVVGLTLLVIGVMGIKEASEVPTPCVALENGECDVSVYESVETPLVGKKKKIGFATFATGIVHGLQPDALMMVLPALALPSRLAGAAFLCMFLVGTVVAMGGYTVFIGSCSEALKDRVPRITEKLTWAASLVAIGLGLAIIFSQSFGFSLY; this is encoded by the exons ATGGAAAGACTAATTTGCTCATCAACACTCCCATCATCTAAATTATTGAATCATAAATCCTATTTCCCACAAATTAGCCGTGTTAAATCCCGGGAAAATGGGGTTTTTCTTCCTCCATTAACCGAGTCTTTTCGATTCAACTTTGCCCCCTTGAAACGCAGCCAATTACAGTTGCGGGTTTCTTGTCTTTCCAACCCAGTTCATGACCCGTCGATCATTTTTGACCCACTTAATCCAAATGGATCTTCACTGGATTCTTCAAATAACAATTCTAAGTTACAAAAG GCAGTTGCTGCTGCAAAAATTGTTTTACTTTGTGCTCTTACTATGGTTATAATAAACCCAGTTCGCAAATTACCCGCATTAGCAAGCTTGCAAACTGCGACTGCAACTGGAGGTGCTGTTGGGAGAGGCCTCCTTCGCACTGAAGTATTGAGTAGTGCGTGGACTGGTTTCTTTGCTGGTTGCTTGCACACATTATCCGGTCCTGACCACTTGGCTGCTTTAGCTCCTTTATCAATTGGCCGTTCTAAAATGGAAAGTGCGATTGTTGGAGCCCTATGGGGGTGTGGCCATGATGCCGGGCAAGTGATTTTTGGCTTACTCTTTCTTCTCCTCAAAGATCGTCTCCATATTGAAATAATCCAAACTTGGGGCACTCGAGTGGTAGGCTTAACTCTCCTCGTTATTGGTGTCATGGGTATTAAGGAAGCTTCAGAAGTCCCTACCCCTTGTGTTGCGTTAGAAAATGGGGAGTGCGATGTTAGTGTCTATGAATCCGTTGAAACCCCTCTTGTCGgcaagaaaaagaagattggaTTTGCAACCTTTGCCACGGGGATAGTACATGGGCTTCAACCCGATGCCCTAATGATGGTTCTTCCTGCCCTGGCTCTGCCCTCGAGATTGGCTGGTGCGGCATTTTTATGTATGTTCTTGGTTGGGACTGTTGTGGCAATGGGAGGCTATACCGTATTCATTGGATCTTGTAGCGAGGCATTGAAAGATAGAGTTCCTAGAATAACTGAGAAGCTCACTTGGGCTGCTTCTCTGGTAGCTATCGGCCTTGGATTAGCCATCATCTTTAGTCAATCTTTTGGGTTTAGTTTGTATtaa
- the LOC130798742 gene encoding CDP-diacylglycerol--inositol 3-phosphatidyltransferase 1-like isoform X1 yields the protein MADKSKPRMLTIYLYVPNIIGYIRVLMNCFAFAICFSHKGVFSVLYFVSFVCDGIDGWFARKLNQVSTFGAVLDMVTDRISTACLLVLLSQIYRPGLVFLSLLALDIASHWFQMYSTFLSGKVSHKDVKDSSSWLFRLYYGNRMFMAFCCVSCEVLYIILFLLAKSQNEDLLNVIVSSGRQSLALFILEALALFGWAVKQAVNVIQLKTAADACVLHDINLKQKS from the exons ATGGCAGATAAATCAAAACCTAGGATGTTaacaatatatttatatgtacctAATATCATTG GGTACATTAGAGTATTAATGAATTGCTTTGCGTTTGCAATATGCTTTTCTCATAAAGGTGTTTTCTCCGTTCTATATTTTGTAAG CTTTGTATGTGATGGTATAGATGGCTGGTTTGCTCGTAAACTCAATCAAG TCTCAACTTTTGGTGCTGTTTTGGACATGGTGACAGATAG GATAAGCACAGCTTGTCTCCTAGTTTTACTTTCCCAAATTTACCg ACCTGGCTTGGTTTTCTTATCATTACTTGCGTTGGATATTGCAAGTCATTGGTTCCAAATGTACAG TACTTTCTTGTCGGGAAAGGTTAGCCATAAAGATGTTAAAGATAGCTCGAGCTGGCTCTTCAGGTTATATTACGGGAACAGAATGTTTATGGCATTCTGTTGTGTCTCGTGTGAG GTTCTTTACATAATCCTTTTTCTCCTTGCGAAGAGCCAGAATGAAGATTTGCTTAAT GTTATAGTTTCTTCTGGAAGACAGAGTTTGGCTCTCTTTATTCTAGAAGCTCTGGCTCTATTTGGATGGGCGGTTAAACAAGCCGTCAATGTAATACAG CTAAAGACCGCAGCAGATGCATGTGTTCTGCATGACATAAACTTGAAGCAGAAGTCATAA